One region of Hoeflea sp. 108 genomic DNA includes:
- a CDS encoding aldehyde dehydrogenase family protein codes for MLKQNDSQPELRATFDALRATWLETRPTYAQRVQDLKRLQSAFSRRLNEMAEAISADFGHRSRHESLLGEGSVVLSEIKHTLRKLKSWMRPERRSAGWKLLPASAEIRHVPLGVVGIIAPWNYPVNLSLAPLVAAIAAGNHVFLKPSEHTPRTTTFLQSLLADVFPSSRVAVALGGAELSAAFSELPFDHLFFTGSTAVGRKVMAAAARNLTPVTLELGGKSPAIVAPSANLERAARRIATGKFFNAGQTCIAPDYVLVSREKRDELLRLIKQEVSARYNDRKGFDDYTSIVNDSQFARLNGLLDDAAVQGFELTPLVDATSLPPARERLMVPTAVLDPTPDSAVMRDEIFGPILPIIGCGSLDEAIAYVVERDRPLALYGFGDDRAEIEIMLSRIVAGGVCINDTLYQFACADLPFGGVGASGMGHYHGREGFLTFSKAMPVLRKYEPSASDLIRPPYKGLTDWLVRLVTKLH; via the coding sequence ATGCTGAAGCAAAACGATAGCCAGCCCGAGCTCAGGGCAACCTTCGATGCGCTGCGTGCCACCTGGCTCGAGACGCGGCCGACATATGCCCAGCGCGTCCAGGACCTCAAGCGCCTGCAGAGCGCCTTCAGCCGGCGCCTGAACGAGATGGCCGAGGCCATCAGCGCCGATTTCGGCCATCGCTCCCGGCACGAAAGCCTGCTGGGCGAAGGCAGCGTCGTTCTGTCGGAAATCAAGCACACGCTGCGCAAGCTGAAATCCTGGATGCGGCCCGAGCGCCGCTCGGCCGGCTGGAAGCTTTTGCCTGCAAGCGCCGAAATCCGCCACGTACCGCTCGGCGTCGTCGGCATCATCGCGCCGTGGAACTATCCGGTGAACCTTTCGCTCGCGCCGCTGGTCGCGGCCATCGCCGCCGGCAACCACGTCTTCCTCAAGCCGTCGGAGCACACGCCGCGCACAACGACCTTCCTGCAGTCGCTGCTGGCAGACGTCTTCCCTTCATCCCGCGTGGCGGTGGCGCTGGGGGGCGCCGAGCTGTCGGCGGCCTTTTCCGAACTGCCCTTCGACCATCTGTTCTTCACCGGCTCCACCGCGGTCGGCCGTAAGGTGATGGCTGCCGCTGCCCGCAACCTGACACCCGTGACGCTCGAGCTCGGCGGCAAGTCGCCGGCCATCGTCGCCCCCTCGGCCAATCTCGAACGTGCCGCCCGTCGCATCGCCACGGGCAAATTCTTCAATGCCGGCCAGACCTGCATCGCCCCCGACTATGTGCTGGTATCAAGAGAAAAGCGCGACGAGCTCCTCCGCCTCATCAAGCAGGAAGTCAGTGCCCGCTACAACGACCGGAAGGGCTTCGACGACTACACCTCCATCGTCAACGACAGCCAGTTCGCCCGCCTGAACGGCCTGCTCGACGACGCCGCGGTGCAGGGCTTCGAACTGACCCCGCTTGTCGACGCCACTTCGCTGCCGCCAGCTCGCGAGCGCCTGATGGTCCCGACAGCAGTGCTCGATCCCACGCCCGACAGCGCCGTCATGCGCGACGAGATATTCGGGCCGATCCTGCCCATCATCGGCTGCGGCTCGCTCGACGAGGCTATCGCCTATGTCGTGGAGCGTGACCGCCCGTTGGCGCTCTACGGCTTCGGCGACGACAGGGCCGAGATCGAGATCATGTTGTCGCGCATCGTCGCCGGCGGCGTCTGCATCAACGACACGCTCTACCAGTTCGCCTGCGCAGACCTGCCCTTCGGCGGCGTCGGCGCCTCGGGCATGGGGCACTATCACGGCCGCGAGGGTTTCCTCACCTTCTCCAAGGCAATGCCGGTCCTGCGCAAATACGAGCCCTCGGCCAGCGACCTGATCCGCCCGCCCTACAAGGGCCTTACCGACTGGCTGGTGCGGCTCGTGACCAAGCTGCACTGA
- a CDS encoding AraC family transcriptional regulator, whose amino-acid sequence MSEAVPAQSAGDFTEMPVASYLGDVFSAVWMHRLPEKNSVPPLVIVPDGTIDLQWINGAFRIAGPDREPKTEHLQDTGMVVGFRFQPGAAAAWLGMPATEIAGQRLALDDLWGRKARRMNGGVGSPEALGLVASLQAAIARAMPETPLTDQTMRAAYKLIEAGPPSGAPLIPWLGRALAMSERTLRRRFDESFGYGPKTLDRILRYQRYLDLKRRSHGSPAMLAVEAGYADQAHLVRESRRLTCRTPAEFERLVGFGRS is encoded by the coding sequence TTGAGCGAGGCGGTGCCGGCACAGTCGGCGGGCGATTTCACCGAGATGCCGGTGGCATCGTATCTCGGCGACGTCTTCTCGGCGGTCTGGATGCACCGTCTGCCGGAAAAAAATAGCGTACCGCCGCTGGTCATTGTGCCTGACGGCACCATCGACCTGCAGTGGATCAATGGTGCGTTCCGTATCGCTGGCCCCGACAGGGAGCCGAAGACAGAGCATCTTCAAGACACGGGCATGGTCGTCGGGTTTCGTTTCCAGCCCGGCGCCGCTGCTGCCTGGCTGGGCATGCCCGCGACCGAGATCGCGGGCCAGCGGCTGGCACTGGATGACCTCTGGGGACGGAAGGCACGCCGCATGAATGGCGGGGTCGGATCGCCCGAAGCACTGGGGCTCGTTGCTTCGTTGCAGGCTGCGATTGCCCGCGCCATGCCTGAAACGCCTCTCACAGACCAGACCATGCGTGCCGCCTACAAGCTGATCGAGGCCGGTCCGCCCTCAGGCGCGCCGCTGATCCCGTGGCTCGGACGGGCGCTGGCAATGAGCGAACGCACCCTGCGCCGGCGCTTCGACGAGAGTTTCGGCTACGGCCCAAAGACGCTCGACCGCATCCTGCGCTACCAGCGTTATCTCGATCTGAAGCGCAGAAGCCATGGATCGCCCGCCATGCTGGCCGTTGAGGCCGGTTATGCCGACCAGGCGCATCTGGTTCGCGAAAGCCGCCGTCTCACATGCCGGACGCCGGCGGAGTTCGAGCGGCTGGTCGGCTTCGGTCGGTCGTAG
- a CDS encoding VOC family protein, with protein sequence MKPRISVITLGVDDLDTSLAFYRDGLGLATDGIIGTEFEHGAVVFIDLEGGMKLALFPRGDIAHDAGIAKSDRSPTEFTLGHNVAGEAEVDAVMAQALAAGARLVKPAQKTFWGGYAGYFQDPDDHLWEIVYNPAFLPKE encoded by the coding sequence ATGAAACCGAGAATAAGCGTCATCACCCTCGGCGTCGACGACCTCGACACATCGCTCGCCTTCTATCGCGACGGCCTCGGGCTCGCCACCGACGGCATCATCGGCACAGAGTTCGAGCACGGCGCCGTCGTCTTCATCGATCTGGAAGGTGGCATGAAGCTGGCGCTGTTCCCGCGCGGCGACATCGCCCACGACGCCGGCATCGCAAAATCAGATCGCAGCCCGACCGAGTTCACACTTGGCCACAATGTCGCCGGTGAAGCCGAGGTCGACGCGGTCATGGCGCAGGCACTGGCCGCCGGCGCGCGGCTGGTAAAGCCGGCGCAAAAGACCTTCTGGGGCGGCTATGCCGGCTATTTCCAGGATCCCGACGACCATCTCTGGGAGATCGTCTACAATCCCGCTTTCCTGCCCAAGGAGTGA